In a single window of the Orbaceae bacterium lpD04 genome:
- the nfsA gene encoding oxygen-insensitive NADPH nitroreductase: MTNSTIDLLCQHRSIRAYLSTAISSEQRDIIFNAAHAASSSSFLQCSSVIRITDHDNRKKLAHYAGDQNYVIQAPEFWIFCADFNRHHQIDPTINLGKAEQLLLGCVDTAIMAQNAVIAAESLGLGCVYIGGIRNNIKHVTELLALPKFVLPLFGLCIGYPDQNPEIKPRLPKDLVFFTDKYEALDVALLKQYDQQIAQYYADRSSNHKLGGWSDKIAQTINKEERDFMLDYLHQQGWIIK, encoded by the coding sequence ATGACTAATTCAACCATTGATTTACTTTGTCAGCACCGCTCAATTCGCGCTTATTTATCAACCGCTATTTCATCTGAGCAGCGTGATATTATTTTTAATGCTGCGCATGCCGCATCAAGTTCAAGTTTTTTGCAATGCTCAAGTGTTATTCGTATCACTGATCACGATAATCGTAAAAAACTCGCGCATTATGCGGGTGATCAAAATTATGTGATCCAAGCACCTGAATTCTGGATCTTTTGTGCTGATTTTAATCGTCATCATCAAATTGATCCAACAATTAATTTAGGTAAAGCCGAGCAGCTACTTTTAGGTTGTGTTGATACTGCAATTATGGCTCAAAATGCGGTGATTGCCGCTGAATCCTTAGGCCTTGGCTGCGTGTATATTGGTGGGATCCGTAATAATATTAAACACGTTACTGAACTACTCGCGCTCCCTAAATTTGTTTTACCGCTCTTTGGTCTATGTATTGGTTATCCTGATCAAAATCCTGAAATAAAACCTCGCTTACCAAAAGATTTAGTGTTTTTTACTGATAAATATGAGGCATTAGATGTAGCGCTGCTTAAGCAATATGATCAGCAAATAGCTCAATATTATGCAGATCGCTCAAGTAATCATAAATTAGGGGGATGGAGTGATAAAATTGCGCAAACTATCAACAAAGAAGAGCGCGATTTTATGCTTGATTATTTACATCAACAAGGGTGGATTATTAAATAA
- the trmB gene encoding tRNA (guanosine(46)-N7)-methyltransferase TrmB, whose protein sequence is MDQKNNMMTSQFMEDGRPLRQIRSFVLRQGRLTKGQEQALLTLWSTLGIDYQSDTKLDFSQVFANNNKVTLEIGFGMGASFVEMAKNAPTENFIGIEVHQPGVGACLMAAEQAELSNIRVMCHDAVEVLNNMIADSSLAKVQIFFPDPWHKAKHNKRRIIQPDFVQLLKQKLAIGGVLHLATDWQHYAEHMLEVLIAAPGFINLSSDNSYIPRPGSRPMTKFEKRGLNLGHGVWDLQFKRVE, encoded by the coding sequence ATGGATCAAAAAAACAATATGATGACCTCTCAATTTATGGAAGATGGGCGTCCACTGCGTCAAATTCGCAGTTTTGTATTAAGGCAAGGGCGATTAACGAAAGGGCAAGAGCAAGCACTGCTAACTTTATGGTCAACCTTAGGGATTGATTATCAATCAGACACAAAACTTGATTTTAGCCAAGTCTTTGCTAATAACAATAAAGTTACTTTAGAGATTGGCTTTGGTATGGGAGCATCATTTGTTGAGATGGCAAAAAATGCACCGACTGAAAACTTTATAGGTATAGAAGTTCACCAGCCAGGTGTTGGTGCGTGTTTGATGGCAGCGGAGCAAGCTGAGCTTAGTAATATTCGGGTCATGTGCCATGATGCAGTTGAAGTTCTTAATAATATGATTGCCGACAGCTCATTGGCGAAAGTACAAATATTTTTCCCAGATCCTTGGCATAAAGCAAAACATAATAAACGGCGAATTATACAACCTGATTTTGTGCAATTATTGAAACAAAAATTGGCAATAGGTGGTGTTTTACATTTAGCAACTGATTGGCAACATTATGCTGAGCATATGTTAGAGGTATTAATAGCGGCCCCTGGTTTTATTAATTTATCATCTGATAATAGCTATATTCCAAGGCCTGGATCACGGCCAATGACTAAATTTGAAAAGCGTGGCTTAAATTTGGGGCATGGTGTTTGGGATTTACAATTTAAACGTGTTGAATAA